In one Brevibacillus choshinensis genomic region, the following are encoded:
- the prfB gene encoding peptide chain release factor 2 (programmed frameshift), translating into MALIDIADIKQEMSSMAKRLADIRGSLDLPVKEERIGELDERMLAPDFWDDNDAAQQTISELNAVRSLVETMGKLDSQYEDLQLMLELVIEEGDQSLIQDVYDSTQELKKAFESFELELLLSDQYDKNNAILELHPGAGGTESQDWASMLLRMYTRWGDAKGFKVETLDYLPGDEAGVKSVTLLIKGHNAYGYLKSEKGVHRLVRISPFDASGRRHTSFVSCNVLPEIEDDNSVDIRTEDLKIDTYRSSGAGGQHINTTDSAVRITHLPSGIVVTCQTERSQIKNRERAMKMLTARLFERKREEQEKTMAAIQGEQKDIAWGSQIRSYVFHPYSLVKDHRTNVEMGNVQAVMDGEIDVFIDAYLRAQINR; encoded by the exons ATGGCATTAATCGATATTGCGGACATCAAACAAGAGATGTCCAGTATGGCTAAGCGTTTAGCAGATATCAGGGGGTCTCTT GACCTCCCTGTAAAAGAGGAGCGGATCGGTGAACTAGATGAACGCATGCTGGCACCCGACTTCTGGGATGACAACGATGCTGCGCAACAAACAATCAGTGAACTGAACGCCGTGAGAAGCCTCGTGGAGACGATGGGCAAGCTTGATTCCCAATACGAAGACCTGCAATTGATGCTCGAGCTGGTCATCGAAGAAGGAGATCAATCCCTCATTCAGGATGTGTACGACAGTACTCAAGAGCTGAAAAAAGCATTTGAGAGCTTTGAGCTGGAACTCTTGCTGAGCGATCAGTACGATAAGAACAATGCGATCCTGGAGCTGCACCCTGGCGCGGGTGGTACGGAATCTCAGGATTGGGCATCAATGCTTCTGCGCATGTATACACGCTGGGGCGATGCCAAAGGCTTTAAAGTGGAAACCTTGGATTATCTGCCGGGAGACGAAGCGGGAGTAAAAAGCGTGACGCTTTTGATCAAAGGCCATAATGCGTACGGGTACCTAAAATCAGAAAAGGGGGTCCACCGACTCGTACGGATATCGCCGTTCGATGCTTCCGGACGTCGTCATACTTCCTTTGTCTCCTGCAACGTCCTGCCAGAGATTGAAGACGATAATTCGGTCGACATTCGGACGGAAGATCTCAAGATTGATACGTATCGTTCCAGTGGTGCAGGTGGTCAGCACATCAACACGACCGACTCCGCTGTCCGGATTACTCACTTGCCTTCTGGAATTGTCGTGACGTGTCAAACAGAGCGCTCACAGATCAAAAACCGAGAGCGTGCTATGAAAATGCTGACAGCGCGATTGTTTGAACGCAAACGCGAGGAGCAGGAGAAAACAATGGCAGCTATACAGGGCGAACAAAAGGACATCGCCTGGGGCAGCCAAATTCGTTCGTACGTCTTTCACCCGTACAGCCTGGTCAAAGACCACCGCACCAACGTGGAGATGGGCAACGTGCAAGCGGTTATGGACGGGGAAATCGACGTGTTCATTGACGCTTACTTGAGAGCACAGATCAATCGATAA
- the secA gene encoding preprotein translocase subunit SecA, whose translation MLGLVKKIFGDSNEREVKKMFKRVEAINALETGIAALSDEQLREKTEEFKARLQKGEDLDKILNEAFAVVREASKRVLGMRHFDVQLIGGMVLQEGRISEMKTGEGKTLVATLATYLNALQGKGVHVVTVNEYLAERDSTIMGQLYNFLGLTVGLNKNGLNAEEKREAYACDITYGTNNEFGFDYLRDNMVLYKEQMVQRPLFYAIIDEVDSILIDEARTPLIISGSANKSTELYYICSHFVKRLELEKDFTIDEKLKIVSLTDDGVSKVEQAFNVENLYDTAHMTLNHHITAALKAQVLFKLDVDYVVQEGEVVIVDEFTGRLMVGRRYSDGLHQAIEAKEGLRVQSESMTLATITLQNYFRMYQKLSGMTGTAKTEEEEFKKIYGLDVVVIPTNKPVARLDLPDLVFKTEAAKYRAVVNDIVERHKKGQPILVGTISIENSERLSQMLKQKGVPHNVLNAKQHEREAEIVARAGQYGAVTIATNMAGRGTDIQLGEGVADLGGLHIIGTERHESRRIDNQLRGRSGRQGDPGSSQFFLSMQDELMRRFGADNIMNMMDRLGMEEDMPIESRLVTRAVESAQKRVEGSNFDARKGVLQYDDVMNQQRLVIYKQRRDILEQEDLSAIALSMLNSVLERNVELHCPKEEVPEDWDLQALADAANNMFLHEETITAKMLKGKEAEEIMELLKSEVSKQYAQREAEIGDMIREFEKVVILRAVDSKWMDHIDAMDQLRQGIHLRAYGQNDPLREYQFEGYEMFQSMVASVEEEVAMYIMKAEVSQNLERQDVIRGQGMDPDQLQTSGPSERPDEDTSGDADPKNRAQRRAQEQERRRNNKRN comes from the coding sequence ATGTTAGGACTCGTTAAAAAGATCTTTGGCGATAGCAATGAGCGCGAAGTCAAAAAAATGTTTAAGCGCGTGGAAGCGATTAATGCGCTGGAGACAGGCATAGCGGCACTCTCCGATGAGCAGCTGCGGGAGAAGACTGAAGAATTCAAAGCCCGCCTGCAAAAGGGAGAAGATCTGGACAAAATTTTGAATGAAGCGTTTGCCGTCGTTCGGGAAGCATCCAAGCGGGTTCTCGGTATGAGGCACTTTGACGTTCAGCTCATCGGTGGTATGGTCCTGCAAGAAGGACGCATCTCCGAGATGAAGACTGGTGAAGGTAAAACGCTGGTAGCGACACTGGCCACTTATCTCAATGCTTTGCAGGGAAAAGGGGTTCACGTCGTTACTGTGAACGAATACTTGGCGGAGCGCGACTCGACCATCATGGGTCAGCTCTACAACTTCTTGGGACTCACTGTGGGTCTGAACAAGAACGGATTAAACGCAGAAGAAAAACGCGAAGCATACGCGTGCGACATTACTTACGGAACCAACAACGAATTTGGTTTCGACTACCTGCGTGACAACATGGTGCTGTACAAGGAGCAAATGGTACAGCGTCCACTTTTCTACGCAATCATTGACGAGGTAGACAGCATCTTGATCGACGAAGCGCGTACGCCGTTGATCATTTCTGGTTCTGCAAATAAATCGACAGAGCTATATTACATCTGCTCCCACTTTGTAAAACGTTTGGAGCTGGAAAAAGATTTCACGATCGATGAAAAGCTGAAGATCGTTTCCTTGACCGATGACGGCGTGAGCAAGGTAGAACAAGCATTCAATGTCGAAAACTTGTACGATACCGCGCATATGACCCTGAACCATCACATTACGGCAGCACTGAAAGCACAAGTCCTGTTCAAGCTCGATGTAGACTACGTGGTTCAGGAAGGCGAAGTCGTGATCGTCGATGAATTTACGGGCCGTCTGATGGTAGGTCGTCGTTACAGCGATGGATTGCACCAGGCGATTGAAGCCAAAGAAGGTCTGCGCGTTCAGAGCGAGAGCATGACGCTGGCTACGATTACACTGCAAAACTACTTCCGTATGTACCAAAAGCTGTCCGGTATGACCGGTACGGCGAAAACAGAAGAAGAAGAATTCAAAAAGATTTACGGACTCGATGTTGTCGTGATTCCTACGAACAAGCCAGTGGCTCGTTTGGATCTGCCAGACTTGGTATTCAAAACCGAAGCGGCCAAGTATCGCGCGGTTGTAAACGACATTGTGGAGCGTCACAAAAAAGGTCAACCGATTCTGGTGGGTACCATTTCGATCGAAAACTCCGAACGCCTGTCTCAAATGCTGAAGCAAAAAGGCGTTCCACACAACGTCTTGAATGCGAAACAGCATGAGCGTGAGGCGGAGATCGTGGCACGTGCTGGTCAATATGGAGCGGTTACGATCGCGACGAACATGGCGGGTCGTGGTACGGACATCCAGCTGGGTGAAGGCGTAGCCGATCTGGGTGGCTTGCACATCATCGGTACAGAGCGTCACGAGAGCCGTCGGATTGACAATCAGCTGCGCGGTCGTTCTGGCCGTCAAGGGGACCCTGGTTCTTCCCAGTTCTTCCTCTCCATGCAGGATGAGCTGATGCGCCGCTTTGGTGCTGACAATATCATGAATATGATGGACCGTCTCGGTATGGAAGAAGATATGCCGATTGAGAGCCGTCTCGTTACACGTGCTGTCGAATCTGCTCAGAAACGGGTAGAGGGCTCCAACTTCGACGCTCGTAAAGGCGTACTCCAGTACGACGATGTCATGAACCAGCAGCGTCTGGTTATCTACAAGCAGCGCCGCGACATTCTAGAGCAGGAAGACCTGAGCGCGATTGCACTGAGCATGCTAAACAGCGTGTTGGAACGCAACGTCGAGCTGCATTGTCCAAAAGAAGAGGTACCAGAGGATTGGGATCTGCAAGCTCTGGCGGATGCAGCCAACAATATGTTCCTGCATGAAGAAACCATTACCGCAAAAATGCTGAAAGGCAAAGAAGCGGAAGAAATTATGGAACTGTTGAAAAGCGAAGTCTCCAAGCAGTACGCACAGCGTGAAGCTGAGATTGGCGATATGATTCGCGAATTTGAAAAAGTGGTTATCCTGCGTGCGGTGGACAGCAAGTGGATGGATCACATCGATGCGATGGATCAGCTGCGCCAAGGGATTCACCTGCGCGCCTACGGTCAAAACGATCCGTTGCGTGAATACCAGTTTGAAGGCTACGAAATGTTCCAGTCCATGGTTGCTTCTGTTGAAGAAGAAGTGGCTATGTACATCATGAAAGCAGAAGTCAGCCAAAACCTGGAGCGTCAGGATGTAATCCGCGGTCAAGGTATGGATCCAGATCAATTGCAGACCTCTGGACCTTCCGAGCGCCCGGACGAAGACACTTCCGGTGACGCAGATCCGAAAAACCGCGCACAACGCCGTGCCCAAGAGCAGGAGCGCCGCCGCAACAATAAACGCAATTAA
- the hpf gene encoding ribosome hibernation-promoting factor, HPF/YfiA family codes for MKFNIRGENIQVTAALREYVEKKVGRLEKYFETPQPTDAQVTMRVHRAEGTIEVTIPLGGVIIRAEETHEDMYAAIDLVVEKLERQIRKHKTKLMRKLRIDSTSKVAGRDSQPVAVALAEESDEEDVDIDIVRTKRFDLKPMDTHEAVMQMDMLGHNFFVFQNSDTNDVSVVYRRNDGRYGLIEPK; via the coding sequence ATGAAATTTAACATTCGTGGAGAAAACATTCAAGTCACCGCTGCACTTAGAGAGTATGTGGAAAAGAAAGTCGGCCGTCTCGAAAAATATTTTGAAACACCACAGCCTACCGATGCACAAGTAACGATGCGCGTTCATCGGGCAGAGGGCACGATCGAGGTAACGATCCCACTTGGCGGGGTCATTATCCGGGCAGAGGAAACACACGAGGACATGTATGCTGCTATCGATCTGGTGGTAGAAAAACTGGAGCGTCAAATTCGCAAGCACAAAACGAAACTGATGCGAAAATTGAGAATCGATTCTACTAGTAAGGTCGCTGGACGTGATAGTCAACCAGTCGCAGTGGCGCTTGCTGAAGAGAGCGATGAGGAAGATGTGGACATCGACATCGTCCGTACCAAACGATTTGATCTAAAACCAATGGATACTCACGAAGCAGTCATGCAGATGGATATGCTGGGACATAACTTCTTTGTCTTCCAAAATAGCGACACCAACGATGTAAGCGTGGTGTACCGCCGTAATGATGGCCGCTATGGTTTGATTGAACCAAAATAA
- a CDS encoding HD-GYP domain-containing protein, with amino-acid sequence MPEVKPSLSIIGTTLAQDVYNEYGLLLLPTGAQLHQSDIRLLEAHQVNKVHIAATHEAPEMPTPILHWNEAQAAREYVMAVQQTEGLFKQIASGSTPPLKQFNDAFYPLLDQVLQRWGFLRFIYIKEGTDNYTYRHSLNVGIVAALIGKIMGKSEQEIYLLGQIGLLHDVGKMMIPDELLSKPGHLTDEEYTIMKRHTQYGDQLLRSMEDADELMALCALLHHERLDGTGYPEGRTKDTIPFECQIISVADVFDAICTDRVYRRGSSPFEAANVLWEQACTGKLNPLIVSRFIHYIVLLYVGSKAVLNSGDDVEIIMIHNDEPMRPLVRRGEQFLDLRQHRHLRIQKMIS; translated from the coding sequence ATGCCAGAGGTGAAACCTTCCCTTTCTATTATCGGAACAACACTCGCACAAGACGTATACAATGAGTACGGCCTGCTGCTCTTGCCTACTGGAGCACAATTACATCAGAGTGATATACGGCTACTAGAAGCCCATCAAGTCAATAAGGTCCATATCGCGGCTACCCATGAAGCGCCCGAGATGCCCACACCCATTCTTCATTGGAACGAAGCGCAAGCCGCACGCGAATACGTGATGGCTGTACAGCAAACGGAGGGATTGTTCAAGCAGATCGCTTCCGGTTCGACCCCGCCTTTAAAGCAATTTAATGATGCGTTTTACCCCTTACTGGATCAAGTGCTTCAGCGTTGGGGATTTCTTCGCTTCATATACATAAAGGAAGGCACTGATAACTATACGTATCGTCATTCTCTCAATGTCGGTATAGTTGCTGCACTAATCGGCAAGATTATGGGGAAATCCGAGCAAGAGATCTATCTTCTGGGACAAATCGGATTGCTGCATGATGTAGGCAAAATGATGATTCCGGATGAGCTTCTTTCCAAACCGGGGCATTTGACGGACGAAGAGTACACCATTATGAAGCGTCACACACAATACGGGGACCAATTGCTCCGATCCATGGAAGATGCTGACGAGCTGATGGCATTGTGTGCATTGCTTCATCATGAACGCTTGGACGGCACTGGCTATCCGGAAGGTCGCACGAAAGATACGATCCCTTTTGAATGCCAGATTATTAGCGTGGCCGATGTTTTTGATGCCATTTGCACAGATCGGGTCTATCGAAGAGGATCATCCCCTTTTGAGGCTGCCAACGTTTTGTGGGAGCAAGCCTGCACGGGAAAATTGAATCCTTTAATCGTCTCCCGCTTCATACACTACATCGTTCTGTTGTACGTCGGTTCCAAAGCCGTTCTCAACAGTGGCGACGATGTGGAAATCATCATGATCCATAATGACGAGCCAATGAGGCCTCTCGTACGGCGCGGCGAGCAATTCCTCGATTTGCGCCAGCATCGCCATCTACGCATCCAGAAAATGATCAGTTAA
- the cspD gene encoding cold-shock protein CspD, translating into MQGKVKWFNAEKGFGFIEREGGDDVFVHFSAIQSDGFRSLEEGQAVEFDIVEGDRGPQAANVVKL; encoded by the coding sequence ATGCAAGGCAAAGTGAAATGGTTTAACGCAGAAAAAGGTTTTGGTTTCATTGAGCGGGAGGGTGGCGATGATGTATTCGTCCACTTCTCAGCCATCCAGTCAGACGGATTTCGCAGTCTGGAAGAGGGACAAGCTGTAGAGTTTGATATTGTGGAAGGCGATCGAGGTCCACAAGCAGCTAACGTCGTCAAATTGTAG
- a CDS encoding amino acid ABC transporter permease — protein MGLDWSVVYDYRELFIRGVWNTVLLTTVAVICGTILGLFIGLGKLSDKIYLKAPAAIYVELFRGTPLFLQILLIHTAVIPGIWGLFFPEAKVPEALFSGFVALTLNAAAYIAEIFRAGIQSIDPGQMEAARSLGMTKGMAMRLITIPQAFLRMLPALGNEFIALLKDSSLLAIIATPELGYAAFNVAKNTFERFPPYLTSGAIYLVLTLFLSRVVVRGLEKRYTPK, from the coding sequence ATGGGCTTGGATTGGAGCGTAGTCTATGATTATCGGGAATTATTTATTCGAGGTGTGTGGAATACGGTTCTCCTGACGACGGTAGCCGTCATCTGTGGGACCATTCTGGGACTATTTATCGGGTTGGGTAAGCTGTCGGATAAGATTTACTTGAAAGCACCGGCAGCCATTTATGTAGAGCTGTTTCGCGGTACGCCCTTGTTTTTGCAAATCTTGTTGATTCATACGGCCGTTATCCCAGGTATCTGGGGGCTATTTTTTCCGGAAGCCAAAGTACCGGAAGCTCTCTTTTCCGGCTTTGTTGCCTTAACCTTGAATGCCGCAGCGTATATCGCAGAGATCTTTCGTGCAGGGATTCAATCGATTGATCCGGGTCAGATGGAAGCCGCACGATCTTTGGGGATGACCAAAGGGATGGCGATGAGGCTGATTACCATACCTCAGGCCTTTCTACGCATGCTCCCTGCATTGGGGAACGAGTTTATTGCTCTCTTAAAAGATTCTTCCTTATTAGCAATTATTGCGACGCCAGAGCTAGGATATGCTGCATTTAACGTTGCTAAAAACACGTTTGAGCGGTTCCCGCCGTACCTCACCTCCGGAGCGATTTATTTAGTGCTGACCCTATTCCTCTCGCGGGTAGTCGTGAGAGGGCTGGAGAAACGATATACTCCTAAATAA
- a CDS encoding basic amino acid ABC transporter substrate-binding protein — MKIGKKWLATLALTVGVGLLVSACGAGGQQASGGGSGAAAGDSKVYVVGTDAAYPPFEKMEADKITGFDIEVVQAVADAAGFKIEVKNTGWDPLFDGIDKGNVDLGISAVTITDERKQKYDFSDPYFEANQLILLPEGTSVTKLADLKGKKIGVQSATTGEQVVKKAFGDTYEGIKGYDDTPSAVDDFFVGRVDAVVADNAVLQDYAKKMKDRKFKLIKDDSFEVEHYGIIVKKGNADLLNKINQGMKTIKENGKLKEINDKYFGQ; from the coding sequence GTGAAGATCGGGAAAAAGTGGTTAGCAACACTTGCGTTGACCGTAGGGGTAGGACTTTTGGTCTCAGCCTGTGGAGCGGGTGGTCAGCAAGCTTCGGGAGGCGGTTCTGGAGCGGCAGCAGGGGATAGCAAAGTGTATGTAGTAGGTACGGACGCTGCTTATCCACCATTTGAAAAAATGGAAGCGGACAAAATCACTGGTTTTGACATTGAGGTAGTTCAGGCTGTGGCGGATGCTGCCGGCTTCAAGATTGAAGTGAAGAATACCGGGTGGGATCCGTTGTTTGACGGCATTGACAAAGGAAATGTTGATTTGGGAATTTCCGCAGTTACGATTACAGATGAACGCAAACAAAAATATGATTTCTCGGATCCTTACTTTGAAGCAAACCAGTTGATTCTGTTACCGGAAGGGACCTCAGTCACCAAATTGGCTGATCTCAAAGGCAAGAAAATCGGGGTGCAATCTGCTACGACTGGTGAGCAGGTAGTGAAAAAGGCATTTGGCGATACGTATGAAGGCATCAAAGGATACGACGATACTCCGTCTGCTGTTGACGATTTCTTCGTTGGCCGTGTAGATGCTGTAGTAGCTGACAACGCAGTACTGCAGGACTATGCGAAAAAAATGAAAGACAGGAAGTTCAAGCTGATCAAGGATGATTCCTTTGAAGTCGAGCATTACGGAATCATCGTGAAAAAAGGTAACGCTGACTTGCTGAACAAGATCAACCAAGGCATGAAAACCATCAAGGAAAACGGCAAGCTGAAAGAAATCAACGACAAGTACTTTGGTCAATAA
- a CDS encoding OmpA family protein has product MHDDRLYDEKELEKSWLLSYSDLITLLFVIVVIIAASQTTNIQSQREEAKKETAKQQATLQQVHESLDLLNLQKLELQREVHELEAQKKSLTGSESEKPAVPDAIKPPPPVGSAENDAAMRDMETVRTQLSSALAELNLDFEETEEGLRIRLPVSILFSSGSADLKKQGQQVVGTVAGVLQKFGNRVRIEGYTDDVPIARSPYKTNWELSTGRAIAVMREMVDAYTLPSSRFTVAGMGEYKPLVDNSNEENRTRNRRVEIIILAEKE; this is encoded by the coding sequence ATGCATGACGATCGGCTGTACGATGAAAAGGAGCTAGAAAAGAGCTGGCTGCTCAGCTATAGCGACTTGATTACTTTGCTGTTCGTCATCGTGGTGATTATTGCGGCTTCTCAGACGACCAATATTCAGTCCCAGCGCGAAGAGGCTAAAAAGGAAACCGCGAAGCAGCAAGCGACGCTGCAGCAAGTCCACGAGAGCCTGGATCTGTTGAATCTACAAAAGCTGGAGCTACAGAGGGAAGTGCACGAGCTAGAAGCACAGAAAAAGTCGCTGACAGGCTCTGAGAGCGAGAAGCCAGCAGTACCAGATGCGATTAAGCCTCCGCCGCCGGTAGGGTCCGCGGAAAACGACGCAGCCATGCGAGACATGGAGACGGTCCGTACACAGCTTTCCTCTGCTTTGGCAGAACTGAATCTCGATTTTGAAGAAACGGAAGAAGGATTGCGCATCCGCCTGCCTGTTAGCATCCTGTTCTCCAGTGGTTCGGCAGATTTGAAGAAGCAAGGGCAGCAGGTCGTAGGTACTGTAGCGGGAGTGCTGCAGAAGTTTGGCAACCGAGTGCGAATTGAGGGTTACACGGATGATGTGCCGATTGCCCGTAGTCCATACAAAACGAACTGGGAGCTGTCCACAGGGCGCGCTATTGCGGTAATGCGGGAAATGGTTGATGCGTATACTTTACCTTCCTCTCGATTTACAGTAGCGGGTATGGGAGAATACAAGCCACTCGTGGATAATTCGAACGAAGAGAACCGTACGCGCAATCGTCGAGTGGAAATTATCATTTTAGCGGAAAAAGAATAA
- a CDS encoding motility protein A, which translates to MSTKRRSLLLIGAVLLIFIHAVYLNGSLADLLNPTALELVALSVVISYAIKRKHLDLKKITRLLIHGRESNVEDTIKRFYYYALVQKEQGYIALEKELQQEKDSFVQRGSLLAIEGVPEDELRLIMENELKGEQYRYQQSAGFFRLISLLAPGMGLVGTLLGMTGVLKSLSDFTVTGHSLSAAVVATLYGALLANLFALPCYYRMMDLYDREMFEKRLYIEGCIGLQRMETPRLLFEKLNSFLPGDQKLVLIKESGSMKGTIERQDHYA; encoded by the coding sequence TTGTCCACAAAACGCCGCTCGCTCCTCCTGATCGGAGCCGTCCTTCTCATCTTCATCCACGCGGTCTACCTGAACGGCAGTCTCGCCGATCTGTTAAACCCGACAGCCCTCGAGCTCGTAGCGCTGTCTGTCGTGATTTCCTACGCGATCAAACGCAAACACTTGGACTTGAAAAAAATCACGCGCCTGCTCATCCACGGACGGGAGAGCAACGTCGAGGACACGATCAAGCGCTTCTACTATTACGCGCTGGTTCAAAAAGAACAAGGCTACATCGCTCTCGAAAAAGAGCTCCAGCAAGAAAAGGACTCTTTCGTGCAACGCGGCAGCCTGTTGGCAATCGAGGGAGTGCCTGAGGACGAACTGCGTCTCATCATGGAAAACGAGCTAAAAGGGGAGCAGTATCGCTACCAGCAATCTGCTGGCTTTTTCCGTTTAATTAGCTTGCTTGCACCAGGAATGGGGCTCGTGGGTACCTTGCTCGGGATGACGGGGGTACTGAAATCTCTATCCGACTTCACCGTAACGGGACATAGCCTGAGCGCGGCAGTCGTTGCGACGCTGTATGGTGCCTTGCTGGCCAATCTGTTTGCCTTGCCATGCTACTACCGGATGATGGATCTGTACGACCGGGAGATGTTTGAAAAGCGTCTCTATATCGAAGGGTGCATTGGCTTGCAACGGATGGAGACACCACGTCTGTTGTTTGAAAAACTGAATTCGTTCCTGCCGGGTGACCAGAAGCTGGTGTTGATTAAAGAGTCAGGTAGCATGAAAGGAACGATTGAAAGGCAGGATCACTATGCATGA
- a CDS encoding putative motility protein, producing MNAVQLQQAVNVSVMKQVQDTAQAQASILLESLGNTTQSVQAQASHPSLGKTIDIRA from the coding sequence ATGAATGCAGTTCAATTGCAACAAGCTGTTAACGTCAGTGTCATGAAACAGGTGCAGGATACTGCCCAAGCGCAAGCGTCCATCCTGCTGGAGAGTCTTGGGAATACGACGCAGAGCGTTCAGGCGCAGGCTAGCCATCCGTCTTTGGGCAAAACCATTGATATTCGTGCATAA
- a CDS encoding flagellar protein FliT has product MEKMIDSLIDRMLEATQRLEQAVTLKDSDPEGWLTILDEREELIGQMRESSIDGAALTASQRQRLTQVYEINQRLLPLMDGRKQGVQKQLNNVQRSKMAMNTYQDMGPSGYGAFFDRKK; this is encoded by the coding sequence ATGGAAAAGATGATAGATTCTCTCATAGACCGTATGCTTGAGGCAACTCAGCGTCTCGAGCAAGCGGTGACGTTGAAGGATTCGGACCCTGAAGGATGGCTCACGATTTTGGACGAGCGTGAAGAGCTGATCGGGCAGATGCGGGAGAGCTCTATCGATGGTGCGGCACTCACCGCCTCCCAGCGACAGCGGCTGACCCAAGTCTACGAGATCAATCAGCGCCTGCTCCCTCTCATGGACGGCCGAAAGCAAGGTGTGCAAAAGCAGTTAAACAATGTTCAGCGCAGCAAGATGGCAATGAACACGTATCAAGACATGGGACCAAGCGGGTACGGGGCGTTTTTTGACCGTAAAAAATAA
- the fliS gene encoding flagellar export chaperone FliS — protein sequence MLQNAAQTYQSNQVTTATPADLTLMLYNGALKFIKQAKSAIEEKNVAKAHEASLKVQNILYELMSTLNNDYPISKEFAKLYEYMLQRTIEANVRKDLDILTEVEDLFVQFRDTWKEAIQLAKKQG from the coding sequence ATGTTGCAAAATGCTGCTCAGACATACCAATCAAATCAAGTAACAACCGCGACTCCTGCCGATTTGACATTGATGCTGTACAACGGTGCGCTTAAGTTCATTAAGCAGGCGAAAAGCGCAATTGAAGAAAAAAATGTAGCAAAAGCTCATGAAGCATCTCTCAAAGTACAAAACATCTTGTACGAGTTAATGTCCACCTTGAATAACGATTACCCGATCTCCAAAGAATTTGCCAAGCTCTACGAGTACATGCTCCAGCGCACAATTGAGGCGAATGTGCGAAAGGATCTTGATATCCTTACTGAAGTAGAAGATCTGTTCGTCCAATTCCGCGACACGTGGAAAGAAGCCATACAACTGGCTAAAAAGCAAGGATAA